Proteins encoded in a region of the Scyliorhinus torazame isolate Kashiwa2021f chromosome 1, sScyTor2.1, whole genome shotgun sequence genome:
- the pex13 gene encoding peroxisome biogenesis factor 13: MGSQPPPKPWERRIPGNMSAPSFQSAELLSGLPVRQGQPALTRIPPPLPPRPAQQTGIGNLSTFRSSYNTFSPAYTQYGSSLYGSYSPYSYGYGGLGYNRFRTDDVPPSRFVRQAEESSRGAFQSIESIVHAFASVSMMLEATFSAVYNSFRAVLDVANHFSRLRVHFTKVLSAFALIRTLKYMYRKLLRLLGLRNNSEVEDLWADSAGAVVPAGAEDKIPGSGKSWPIILFFAVVLGGPYLIWKLLSSATSEESESTSWANGEDDHVVAKAEYDFTAGSDEELTFRSSDLLNLAPKEQQPKVRGWVLASLDGQTRGLVPANYIRILGKRRGRRQADLERMADKQPHGGSATATGTNSMETLEEQEAAFDSVFIETPEQNKGSIATESANTGKDVVND; this comes from the exons ATCTGCTGAACTGTTATCTGGCCTACCTGTGAGACAAGGACAGCCTGCACTTACAAGAATTCCACCACCTCTTCCCCCAAGACCAGCACAACAGACTGGAATTGGCAATCTCAGCACTTTCAGATCTTCTTATAACACCTTCTCTCCAGCATATACACAATATGGAAGCTCTTTATATGGAAGCTATAGCCCTTATAGTTATGGATACGGAGGCCTTGGCTACAACAGGTTTCGAACTGATGATGTTCCACCCAGTAGATTTGTACGCCAGGCTGAAGAAAGCAGTCGAGGAGCATTTCAGTCCATCGAAAGTATTGTTCATGCATTTGCTTCTGTCAGTATGATGCTTGAGGCTACTTTTTCAGCAGTATACAACAGTTTTAGAGCCGTCTTGGATGTTGCTAATCACTTTTCCAGACTTCGAGTGCATTTTACCAAAGTTCTCTCGGCATTTGCGTTGATCAGGACTTTGAAGTACATGTACAGAAAGTTACTAAGATTACTGGGCCTGCGGAACAACTCTGAGGTTGAGGATTTATGGGCTGATAGTGCTGGTGCTGTGGTTCCAGCTGGGGCTGAAGACAAAATACCTGGGTCAGGCAAATCCTGGCCAATCATTTTGTTCTTCGCAGTTGTTCTTGGAGGTCCATACCTTATATGGAAATTATTAAGCTCGGCTACTTCTGAAGAATCAG AATCAACGAGTTGGGCGAATGGAGAAGATGATCATGTTGTAGCGAAGGCAGAATACGATTTCACTGCTGGTTCAGATGAAGAGCTCACATTTCGTTCCAGTGACCTGCTGAACCTGGCTCCCAAAG AACAACAACCCAAAGTACGTGGATGGGTGCTGGCCAGTTTGGATGGTCAAACAAGAGGATTAGTGCCTGCTAATTATATCAGAATTTTAGGTAAAAGGCGGGGCAGAAGGCAAGCCGACCTGGAACGCATGGCAGACAAACAGCCACATGGAGGTTCAGCAACTGCAACTGGAACTAATAGCATGGAGACACTGGAGGAGCAAGAAGCAGCCTTTGATTCGGTTTTTATTGAAACACCAGAACAAAATAAGGGTTCTATCGCTACAGAATCCGCAAATACTGGGAAAGATGTTGTAAATGACTGA